Proteins from one uncultured Desulfuromonas sp. genomic window:
- a CDS encoding TIGR03013 family XrtA/PEP-CTERM system glycosyltransferase, translating into MQKISSLLVVVDLALATLSLVLGHVFYDGDTCGLRIFSGTGGFSVLFFVLLTTFSSYFCEIYRWENAFGRLDRIARTGVAVCLAFFMFASLSFAMPMAMAMVGRGMLVVSLIFFGVLQFSIHQMLMSMMGTTVLSTRVLVVGCGALAEKVEKLLQGQKGHQVLVGFVQPEAEECTVDEEKVLGYVDDLEKLVSTTCTNRVVVALTERRGSLPLRELLHCKLNGIEIVDIQTFYEQMTRKLLIENFQPSSFIYANGFRITVIGRFMKRVLDIFLSLVGIVLSFPAWFVVAYLVRSDSPGPVFFRQVRVGEWGRHFTLYKFRTMREDAEKETGAVWATENDPRVTKVGAFLRKSRLDELPQLLNVLMGDMSFVGPRPERPEFVEKLSMNIPYYFARHTIKPGVTGWAQVFYPYGASEEDAMEKLRFDLYYLKNYSMTLDVLIILETIKVVLLGRGGR; encoded by the coding sequence ATGCAAAAAATTTCCTCCTTGTTGGTCGTTGTTGACCTTGCTTTGGCGACACTCTCTCTTGTGCTTGGGCATGTCTTCTATGACGGGGATACGTGTGGCCTGAGAATCTTCAGTGGCACGGGCGGCTTCAGTGTGTTGTTTTTTGTTCTGTTGACAACGTTTTCAAGCTATTTCTGCGAGATCTATCGCTGGGAAAACGCCTTTGGTCGATTGGATCGGATCGCCCGCACCGGTGTTGCTGTCTGCTTGGCTTTTTTCATGTTTGCCTCGCTTTCGTTTGCCATGCCCATGGCTATGGCTATGGTTGGGCGGGGAATGTTGGTGGTTTCCTTAATCTTTTTTGGTGTGCTGCAGTTTTCAATCCACCAGATGCTCATGTCGATGATGGGCACGACGGTTTTGTCAACCCGGGTGTTGGTTGTTGGTTGTGGGGCTTTAGCGGAAAAAGTTGAAAAATTGTTGCAGGGTCAAAAGGGACATCAGGTTCTGGTCGGTTTTGTTCAACCGGAAGCAGAAGAATGCACTGTTGATGAGGAAAAAGTGCTTGGTTATGTTGATGATCTGGAAAAACTGGTTTCAACGACATGCACTAACCGGGTTGTGGTCGCTCTCACAGAACGCCGCGGCAGCTTGCCGTTACGTGAATTGCTCCATTGTAAACTCAATGGTATTGAGATTGTCGATATCCAGACCTTCTATGAGCAGATGACTCGTAAATTGCTGATTGAGAATTTTCAACCGAGCAGTTTCATTTATGCCAATGGCTTTCGAATCACGGTTATTGGTCGTTTCATGAAACGGGTTCTTGATATCTTTCTGTCCCTGGTGGGGATTGTTCTGTCGTTTCCTGCCTGGTTTGTCGTGGCGTATCTGGTGCGTTCCGATTCTCCAGGGCCGGTTTTTTTTCGCCAGGTGCGCGTGGGGGAGTGGGGCCGCCATTTCACCTTGTATAAGTTTCGGACCATGCGCGAGGACGCTGAGAAAGAAACGGGGGCCGTATGGGCGACGGAGAACGATCCGAGGGTGACAAAGGTGGGAGCTTTTTTACGTAAAAGCCGACTGGACGAATTGCCGCAACTGCTCAATGTTCTTATGGGCGATATGAGTTTTGTCGGGCCTCGTCCGGAGCGTCCTGAATTTGTCGAAAAACTTTCCATGAACATCCCCTATTACTTTGCCCGCCATACCATCAAGCCGGGTGTTACAGGGTGGGCACAGGTCTTTTACCCTTATGGTGCCTCAGAAGAAGATGCCATGGAGAAGCTGAGATTTGACCTTTATTACCTGAAAAATTATTCGATGACTCTCGATGTGTTGATTATTTTAGAGACCATCAAAGTGGTGCTTCTGGGCCGAGGAGGACGATAG
- a CDS encoding PEP-CTERM/exosortase system-associated acyltransferase yields MLFSDLPGFVAKNFHFTRVDVDHDLMSEIYRLRYQVYCIERGFECPDDYPDGLEMDAYDLCSNHFCAISVANGKVIGTVRIIRDSCLGLPIERHCHLNKHRFTGTSTEVGEISRLAVSKDFRCLEINRLLGELQHIDFRTFKQVQEIKRALEDYIVIGLYQCLYHHSIELGLTHWYAVMSEALHGLLRRKGIAWTQIGAVTEYHGRRIPYLADIAENRRKISLLNPQLLCQPTGWS; encoded by the coding sequence GTGCTCTTTTCTGATTTGCCGGGATTCGTTGCAAAGAATTTTCATTTTACTCGTGTTGATGTCGACCATGATTTGATGTCTGAGATTTACCGACTCAGGTATCAAGTGTACTGCATTGAGCGGGGGTTCGAGTGTCCAGATGATTATCCTGATGGTTTGGAAATGGACGCGTACGACCTTTGCTCAAATCATTTTTGTGCGATCTCGGTAGCCAACGGAAAAGTAATTGGGACGGTGAGAATAATTCGTGATTCCTGTCTAGGACTCCCCATAGAGCGGCATTGTCATCTAAATAAACACAGGTTTACCGGTACCTCAACAGAAGTTGGTGAGATCTCTCGCCTTGCTGTCAGCAAGGATTTTCGGTGTTTAGAAATTAATCGATTGCTAGGAGAGCTTCAGCATATCGATTTTCGAACCTTCAAGCAGGTGCAAGAAATAAAACGAGCCTTGGAAGATTACATTGTTATCGGGCTGTATCAGTGTCTCTACCACCATAGCATTGAACTCGGATTGACCCATTGGTATGCGGTGATGTCGGAAGCCTTGCATGGATTGTTACGACGCAAAGGAATTGCCTGGACTCAGATTGGCGCCGTAACCGAATATCATGGTCGGCGGATCCCATATTTAGCCGACATTGCTGAAAATAGACGGAAGATTTCATTGTTAAACCCTCAGTTGCTTTGTCAGCCAACCGGATGGTCTTAA
- the pepA gene encoding flocculation-associated PEP-CTERM protein PepA yields the protein MKRLLLLLLFVLCFAPNAFAYTFIDTYLDLNAVDANYFVDDGDDGVTESFSQMSYDAVTVSTINLITGQIVDSGLAYITSLTTTAGTRPADDEGLDNSYGITLVWDDLTGQVTSNDGSTITADYTSGTIRVYVDYDPYALDINNPGSYSDGTLVAEIEVTSGGYSLSLDGSDGSSYTLWGSFKELLDGFWFETSTDLDLNEYLDLDWLLAYSAGDNDPESVSFDYSEQGFLKVTSDHNSSIDVALVPEPGSFLLLGAGLIGVGFYARRRK from the coding sequence ATGAAAAGATTACTGTTACTGCTGTTGTTTGTTCTTTGTTTTGCACCAAATGCATTCGCCTATACGTTTATTGACACTTATTTGGATCTCAATGCTGTAGATGCTAACTACTTTGTTGATGACGGTGATGATGGTGTAACTGAGTCCTTTAGCCAGATGTCTTATGATGCTGTCACGGTTTCAACGATCAATTTGATCACTGGACAAATTGTTGATTCAGGTCTTGCTTACATTACTTCGCTGACAACAACAGCGGGGACGCGTCCCGCTGACGATGAAGGCCTGGATAACTCTTATGGTATTACACTTGTTTGGGATGACTTGACCGGCCAGGTGACCAGCAATGACGGATCAACCATCACAGCTGATTATACCTCTGGTACGATCCGTGTTTACGTGGATTACGATCCTTATGCTCTTGATATCAATAACCCAGGCTCTTACAGTGATGGCACTTTGGTTGCAGAGATTGAGGTCACTTCCGGCGGTTATTCACTGTCTTTGGATGGTTCGGATGGCAGTTCGTATACGCTTTGGGGTAGCTTTAAGGAGCTTCTGGATGGTTTCTGGTTTGAAACTTCAACGGATCTTGACCTGAATGAGTATCTTGATCTGGACTGGCTCCTTGCTTACAGTGCGGGCGATAATGACCCCGAATCTGTTTCTTTTGACTATAGTGAGCAGGGATTTTTGAAGGTAACGTCAGATCACAACTCCTCAATTGATGTTGCGCTTGTTCCGGAGCCGGGATCTTTCCTTCTTCTTGGCGCAGGACTTATTGGAGTTGGTTTTTATGCTCGCCGCCGCAAGTAA
- a CDS encoding PEP-CTERM sorting domain-containing protein has product MMRTIQRYMIVVAALLLTGTSAFGTTCQNDICNPEKFTLDSITLTPELGLGTDQLLAHTYAATSCVGVFLGENDDSADLSLPAVNIGQENAGMLNGQGALFDGLEFIGEEDFQDLDGDGNATDPGWIHLAHFDTQTQVISYDTAGPNPYSGSDVTLDIGELLTLSFTTFAGESCAGEDCTEGRWTLTTHVNVIEDAQSLLGEASFDHLAFSVKAGNAFAVYDFDFTTIFEQEGDDSLLNFNTPYELSGAFSLDDFCDHGISHLNIWARDPSDVAVVPEPSTYVLLGLGFVAVGFLSRRRR; this is encoded by the coding sequence ATGATGCGAACAATACAACGTTATATGATTGTCGTGGCTGCTCTGTTGTTAACTGGTACAAGCGCTTTTGGGACAACCTGCCAAAACGATATCTGCAATCCTGAAAAATTTACTCTCGATAGTATTACTTTGACGCCGGAGTTGGGCTTAGGTACAGACCAGCTCCTAGCTCATACCTATGCCGCGACGAGTTGTGTTGGCGTATTTCTGGGAGAAAACGACGATTCCGCTGACTTGAGTTTGCCGGCGGTCAACATCGGTCAAGAAAATGCTGGGATGTTAAATGGGCAAGGGGCTTTGTTTGATGGCCTGGAGTTCATTGGTGAAGAAGATTTCCAAGACCTTGATGGTGATGGCAATGCGACGGATCCGGGCTGGATACATTTAGCTCATTTTGATACGCAAACACAGGTAATAAGCTACGATACTGCCGGACCGAATCCGTATAGCGGTTCTGACGTGACGTTGGATATTGGTGAATTGCTGACTTTGAGTTTTACGACATTCGCCGGAGAAAGCTGTGCAGGAGAAGACTGCACCGAAGGCAGATGGACGTTAACAACCCATGTTAACGTTATTGAGGATGCACAATCATTGCTTGGAGAGGCAAGTTTCGACCACCTGGCCTTTTCGGTAAAAGCTGGCAATGCTTTTGCTGTTTATGATTTTGATTTTACAACGATCTTTGAACAGGAAGGTGACGACTCCCTTCTCAACTTCAACACTCCATACGAGCTTTCTGGGGCGTTCAGCTTAGACGATTTTTGCGACCACGGTATCTCTCATCTTAACATCTGGGCGCGAGATCCCAGTGATGTGGCTGTGGTTCCAGAACCCTCCACCTATGTTCTTCTGGGGCTTGGCTTTGTGGCTGTTGGCTTTCTTTCGCGTCGTCGCCGTTGA
- a CDS encoding polysaccharide biosynthesis/export family protein, with protein MKKTMINTVLLAVLWSSAAWAGDYVIGAGDGLNVSVWGVPELSVSVSVRPDGKITLPAVGDVDTVGMTPTQLSGELTTVLGDYVKNPIVTVTVAQVTNNRIYISGGGVPAQVRPLVATSSLFKLLCGLNGIENADLQRGFVMRGGEKLNVDMYDLFNRGNLAADINLEAEDILFLPTNELNKVYVVGAVASPQAIVYRDGLSILDVILESGGFTKFAKTSAVLILRKKGNERERIQLNMDDLMEDGVLSENVPMQRGDYVLVREGMF; from the coding sequence ATGAAAAAAACAATGATCAATACAGTTCTTTTGGCGGTGCTATGGAGTTCGGCCGCTTGGGCGGGTGATTATGTTATCGGGGCCGGTGATGGTTTAAATGTTTCTGTCTGGGGTGTTCCGGAGCTCAGTGTCTCAGTATCTGTGCGCCCTGATGGGAAAATCACCTTACCTGCGGTTGGCGATGTGGATACAGTTGGAATGACACCGACTCAGTTGAGTGGCGAGTTGACGACTGTACTTGGTGATTATGTCAAAAATCCAATCGTGACAGTGACCGTTGCCCAAGTGACGAACAACAGGATTTATATCTCCGGTGGTGGTGTCCCGGCGCAAGTTCGTCCCCTTGTCGCAACTTCGTCGCTGTTCAAACTTCTCTGCGGGCTCAATGGCATTGAAAATGCGGACCTGCAGCGTGGTTTTGTCATGCGTGGCGGGGAAAAGCTAAACGTCGATATGTACGATTTGTTCAACCGCGGTAACTTGGCGGCAGACATCAACCTTGAGGCGGAAGATATTCTTTTTCTGCCTACCAATGAACTGAATAAAGTCTATGTCGTCGGTGCTGTGGCTAGCCCTCAAGCCATTGTTTATCGAGATGGACTCTCCATTTTGGATGTCATTTTGGAATCTGGTGGTTTTACTAAATTTGCCAAGACAAGCGCTGTTCTCATTCTGCGCAAAAAAGGCAATGAGCGAGAACGAATTCAATTGAACATGGATGACCTCATGGAAGATGGGGTACTAAGCGAGAATGTTCCCATGCAACGTGGCGATTATGTCCTGGTGCGTGAGGGTATGTTTTAA
- the prsT gene encoding XrtA/PEP-CTERM system TPR-repeat protein PrsT produces the protein MKVFKETISWIAILFILVACQAQTKEDLVHEGEVLTQQGNPLGAVVYFKNALDQDPNYVEARHQLALAYLKANKLEKAEKELQKVNLQDPQNEEALLDLASVYLALNKIDDAENSIQKVLARHEKSERSQEYLGLIAQSRGDLSLAGELFDEAIELDSESQSALLARIRLYLVQKHIGKAEELLHVALAKFPEQKQVYMILARVKARQGHLENALELFRKAIELDPNDVMARYWAGTFSLELGHVDQAQSYANDLLKMFPDSFAGSRLQGLIYYGKKDYKNAALALRDSLKTMKDPSGYYTLGLTEFQLKHYELALNQFQQVLDRQPQHVQARVMLSKTLLEQKRFDDCIYQITQVLAKNDGLAVAHSILGTAYLNRGDYDDATREFDKAITLDPSLADPHIKKGFLKLSRQNSSGAELELEKALEIAPEMLNTRLLLASLYLKQQKFQEVIDLLQGGLDGTTQDAMIYNYMGVAYLSQKNNEKGVETLQKAKELKSDYLASYFNLANYYLATQQNDKAVGEYNAVLKIDPENLKALIAIASLEEVKGNSQAALASYQRARMTNIPQGFLSLAGYLMRNHKVDAAIQVINEAFIAHPENASILDIRGRLMLQQKNFSEATKMFEILAKEHPDLGVPLLVGAWLISGKQDKAIALAKSQISESPKESEGYFLMAIIRQRLGQKSQAESVLLEGIDHVDAPRELSLQLGRFYVANGQMDKAQKIFTDLKQQYPGFSSAIYALGMLEEKYGNTENAEALYREVLAKSENHTGAMNNLAYLYAENNGDMEEALVLAMRAFRNAPANPVILDTLGLALMKNQRHNEAVSVLEKAVALLPSVAIVHLHYGEALKGNGNVDEAKKVLNYVVGLQSDPESRRAQQLLDQLKQ, from the coding sequence ATGAAAGTTTTTAAGGAAACCATTTCGTGGATCGCTATCCTTTTTATTTTAGTCGCCTGTCAAGCGCAGACCAAAGAGGATTTGGTTCATGAAGGGGAAGTTCTTACTCAGCAAGGCAATCCCTTGGGAGCGGTGGTTTATTTTAAAAATGCTCTTGATCAAGATCCTAATTATGTTGAAGCCCGACATCAGCTGGCACTCGCCTACCTAAAAGCAAACAAGCTGGAAAAAGCGGAAAAGGAGCTGCAGAAAGTTAATCTGCAAGATCCTCAAAACGAAGAGGCGCTTCTTGATTTAGCTTCCGTTTATCTTGCCTTGAATAAAATTGATGATGCTGAAAACAGTATTCAAAAGGTTTTAGCAAGACATGAGAAATCAGAACGCTCGCAGGAATATCTTGGACTGATCGCTCAATCCCGAGGAGATTTGAGCCTGGCTGGTGAGCTATTTGATGAAGCAATTGAGCTCGATTCAGAAAGTCAGAGTGCTTTGTTGGCCCGAATTCGTCTTTATTTAGTCCAGAAGCATATTGGAAAAGCAGAAGAGTTGCTGCATGTTGCTTTGGCTAAATTCCCTGAACAAAAACAGGTTTATATGATTCTAGCGCGGGTCAAAGCGCGTCAGGGTCATCTTGAGAACGCCTTGGAGTTGTTCCGAAAGGCGATAGAACTTGACCCCAATGATGTGATGGCACGTTACTGGGCCGGTACATTCTCTCTTGAACTCGGTCATGTCGACCAAGCTCAGAGCTATGCAAATGACCTCCTGAAAATGTTTCCTGATTCTTTTGCCGGCAGTCGCCTTCAGGGGCTGATTTATTACGGCAAAAAGGATTACAAAAATGCGGCATTGGCGCTACGGGATTCTTTGAAGACGATGAAGGATCCATCCGGTTATTACACGCTTGGCTTGACAGAATTTCAGCTCAAGCACTATGAACTGGCATTGAACCAGTTTCAACAGGTTCTCGACCGTCAGCCACAACATGTTCAAGCACGGGTGATGCTAAGCAAGACATTGCTTGAACAAAAACGGTTTGACGATTGTATCTATCAGATTACTCAAGTTCTCGCAAAAAATGATGGCCTCGCTGTTGCTCATAGCATCCTGGGCACGGCGTATCTGAATCGTGGTGATTATGATGACGCCACAAGAGAATTTGATAAAGCAATTACCCTCGACCCCTCACTGGCAGACCCTCATATCAAAAAAGGTTTTCTGAAGCTTTCACGTCAAAATTCATCGGGAGCGGAGCTTGAGCTTGAAAAAGCCCTTGAGATTGCACCTGAAATGCTGAACACCCGTCTTTTGCTCGCTTCTCTTTATCTGAAACAACAGAAGTTTCAGGAAGTTATCGATCTGTTGCAGGGCGGACTTGATGGTACGACGCAGGACGCCATGATCTACAACTATATGGGGGTTGCCTACCTTTCTCAAAAAAACAATGAAAAGGGCGTTGAAACGCTCCAAAAAGCAAAGGAGCTCAAGTCGGATTATTTGGCCTCCTATTTCAATCTTGCCAACTATTATTTAGCGACACAGCAGAATGACAAAGCGGTCGGTGAATATAACGCAGTTCTCAAAATAGATCCTGAGAATCTCAAGGCGTTGATAGCCATTGCTTCACTGGAAGAGGTTAAGGGAAACAGTCAGGCTGCTCTGGCCAGTTATCAAAGAGCTCGGATGACAAACATACCTCAAGGCTTTTTATCTCTGGCCGGCTATTTAATGCGTAACCATAAAGTAGACGCAGCCATCCAGGTTATTAATGAGGCTTTTATTGCTCATCCTGAAAATGCCTCAATTCTGGATATTCGTGGCCGGCTTATGTTGCAGCAAAAGAACTTTTCAGAAGCGACAAAAATGTTTGAAATTCTAGCGAAAGAACATCCCGACCTTGGTGTTCCATTGTTGGTGGGGGCTTGGCTCATAAGTGGTAAGCAGGATAAAGCGATTGCGTTGGCTAAATCGCAAATAAGTGAATCACCCAAAGAAAGTGAAGGCTATTTTCTGATGGCAATTATTCGTCAACGTTTGGGGCAGAAATCTCAAGCGGAATCTGTGTTGCTTGAAGGAATTGACCACGTTGATGCCCCCCGAGAACTTTCATTACAGTTGGGGCGTTTCTACGTGGCAAATGGGCAGATGGACAAAGCTCAGAAGATTTTTACAGATTTGAAACAGCAATATCCGGGGTTTTCCTCAGCTATTTATGCTCTGGGGATGTTGGAAGAGAAATATGGAAATACGGAAAACGCTGAAGCCTTATACCGAGAAGTGCTGGCAAAGTCAGAAAATCACACAGGTGCGATGAACAATCTTGCCTATCTTTACGCGGAAAACAATGGTGACATGGAAGAAGCTTTGGTCTTAGCGATGCGTGCATTCCGCAATGCGCCAGCCAACCCGGTAATTCTTGATACTCTGGGGTTGGCTTTGATGAAAAATCAACGTCACAACGAAGCCGTTTCGGTTTTAGAGAAAGCGGTTGCGCTTTTGCCCAGCGTTGCAATTGTTCATCTGCACTATGGCGAGGCGCTAAAGGGCAATGGCAACGTCGATGAGGCGAAAAAGGTGCTGAACTATGTGGTTGGATTGCAGTCTGATCCTGAATCCCGTCGTGCCCAACAACTTTTGGATCAGCTGAAACAGTAA
- a CDS encoding MMPL family transporter — MIRRFVDKNCQAVFTHPLHYLFVLIVLSGIAAWFYATLPTETSVESLIIDDDPDLIFYETFKEQFGEDEFLVVGFQHQDLFSPNVLATIKEQTDKVEKIDEVKEVVSLTNVENILGTEFDFIVQPLVETLPQTEAESSTIETNAENNPLIYNNLFSSRTDSALFLIRTEAHPGDETYDARLISQVEEIFNDRPLGIAYHIAGWLVTDVSMSQSMARDLMIFMPLTFGVIALLLWVFLRNKYVVAISLLTVTITLIWTMALLNLIGGAISPMTSILSPLIMALIVADCVHIFRNFLQPVTGAGDPVQAIHDTLVKLSVPCFLTSLTTAIGFASLGLSDIPPIRHLGLAAAGGMLIEFVLSITIIPLCIYALRHKTGVMNCALTTNTLSCDSLLMSLSSFVVKHNKLIFVGSMLLMAASFYGMLQINVETNLLDYFKKGSQVRADTDFFDANLGGSTTLEVSVKSAEIDFFKKPEALKLLEAIEQHVCTWPFVSKATSVTSFLKQMNASFNNNDSMFYQVPQSKNLISQYLLLYDGDELGYFINDEYNWARLSFRIHEHSSKVLEKKIQELNHDLVQKFPSESVELRVTGKTFLVTKLVKGIVNSQTQSLTVAFVIIFFCLFLVFRSVGIGMLSIVPNLFPILINFGIMGLFAIPLNTATAIISAIAIGIAVDDTIHYLVHYQELRHAKKSILEAMTESIREKGGPIITTSVILTGGFAVLCFSSFVPTIQFGLLCSIIMFSAVIGDLLVLPAMLAVLGLQSNR, encoded by the coding sequence ATGATTCGTCGTTTTGTTGATAAAAATTGTCAGGCTGTTTTTACACACCCTTTGCACTATCTGTTTGTTTTAATTGTACTGAGCGGGATCGCAGCTTGGTTTTATGCCACTTTGCCTACGGAAACATCGGTTGAATCCCTGATTATTGATGATGATCCGGATTTGATTTTTTATGAAACCTTTAAAGAACAGTTTGGGGAAGATGAATTTTTGGTGGTGGGATTCCAGCATCAAGATCTTTTCAGTCCAAACGTTCTGGCAACCATTAAGGAACAAACGGATAAAGTCGAAAAAATTGATGAGGTCAAAGAAGTTGTTTCTTTGACAAATGTCGAAAATATTCTTGGTACCGAATTTGATTTTATCGTCCAACCCCTGGTTGAGACGTTGCCCCAAACCGAAGCTGAAAGTTCCACCATTGAAACAAATGCCGAAAACAACCCGCTTATTTATAACAATCTTTTTTCCAGTCGAACCGATTCCGCATTATTCTTGATTCGTACCGAGGCACACCCTGGGGATGAAACGTACGATGCGCGATTAATTTCCCAGGTCGAAGAGATCTTCAATGATCGGCCGCTGGGAATTGCCTATCATATTGCCGGTTGGCTTGTTACAGATGTCAGCATGAGTCAATCCATGGCTCGCGACCTGATGATTTTTATGCCGCTGACCTTTGGCGTCATTGCTCTGTTGCTCTGGGTCTTTCTGCGGAATAAATATGTTGTCGCGATTTCTTTGCTGACGGTGACGATCACGTTAATTTGGACCATGGCGCTGCTCAATCTCATCGGTGGCGCGATAAGTCCCATGACGTCGATTCTCTCCCCATTGATTATGGCGTTGATTGTCGCTGACTGCGTTCATATCTTTCGTAACTTTCTCCAGCCTGTTACAGGAGCCGGTGATCCTGTGCAGGCCATCCATGACACGTTGGTCAAGCTTAGTGTCCCCTGTTTTCTGACCAGTCTGACAACTGCAATTGGATTCGCTTCGCTAGGTTTAAGCGATATCCCGCCAATCCGCCATTTGGGGTTGGCTGCTGCAGGTGGGATGTTGATCGAATTTGTCTTGTCGATCACGATTATTCCTCTGTGTATCTATGCGCTTCGTCATAAGACGGGAGTGATGAATTGCGCGTTAACGACGAACACGTTGTCATGCGACTCCCTGCTGATGTCGTTAAGTTCCTTTGTCGTAAAACACAACAAATTGATTTTTGTCGGCTCCATGTTGTTAATGGCAGCATCATTCTATGGGATGTTGCAGATCAATGTTGAAACTAATTTGCTCGACTATTTTAAAAAAGGTTCTCAAGTCAGGGCGGATACGGATTTTTTTGATGCAAACTTGGGAGGGAGTACCACCCTGGAAGTCTCCGTTAAGTCAGCTGAAATTGATTTTTTTAAAAAACCTGAAGCCCTGAAGCTTCTTGAAGCCATTGAACAGCATGTTTGCACGTGGCCATTTGTGTCAAAGGCAACCAGTGTCACCTCGTTTCTCAAACAGATGAATGCATCATTCAACAATAATGACAGCATGTTTTATCAAGTTCCTCAGAGTAAAAACCTGATATCGCAATATCTGCTTCTGTATGACGGTGATGAACTTGGATATTTTATTAATGATGAGTATAATTGGGCACGTTTGTCATTTAGAATTCATGAGCACAGTTCCAAGGTTTTGGAAAAAAAAATTCAGGAATTAAACCACGACCTCGTCCAGAAATTCCCTTCAGAGAGTGTTGAACTCCGCGTCACTGGAAAAACATTTCTTGTCACCAAGTTGGTCAAAGGTATTGTCAATAGCCAGACTCAGAGTCTGACCGTCGCTTTCGTGATTATTTTCTTTTGTCTTTTTCTGGTTTTCAGATCCGTTGGTATCGGAATGTTGTCTATTGTGCCCAATCTTTTTCCTATTTTAATCAACTTTGGCATTATGGGGTTGTTTGCGATACCTCTCAATACCGCGACGGCCATTATTTCCGCCATTGCAATTGGTATCGCTGTTGATGATACCATCCATTACCTTGTTCACTATCAGGAACTCAGACATGCCAAGAAATCCATTCTCGAAGCAATGACGGAGAGTATCCGGGAGAAAGGTGGCCCCATTATTACAACCTCGGTCATTTTAACGGGAGGTTTTGCCGTCCTATGTTTTTCCAGCTTTGTTCCGACAATCCAGTTTGGTCTGCTTTGTTCCATTATTATGTTTTCTGCTGTTATCGGTGATCTTCTGGTGTTACCTGCCATGTTGGCTGTCTTGGGCTTGCAGTCGAATAGGTAA